Below is a window of Xiphophorus couchianus chromosome 1, X_couchianus-1.0, whole genome shotgun sequence DNA.
AGGACACTGCAGGATTACAACATTAGGAAATTCATCCGTGGGTAAGCTCTTCTGTTTTACGTTATCGTTTAAGATAAAATGTGCTTGAGTACTTGAAATGTTTCAGTAGCTGTTTTCGAAATGCAACATCACAGATCTGTGTCagtagaaacaaaaagaaatacatgaCGTCTGTTATTTTTCCAATCTTTTGTGGtaatgtagtttgtttttttttttacttccaatATAGGCATTTATCTCTCTAAATACTctgatttattacaaataaatccTTTGGAAGTGGGTTCGTTTGGAGATATGATCATCTTTAAAGTCATGAGGGTAAGCCCGTCgtcattttgtgttgtttttctcattcttcATTTAACATGGGGAACTTCTAGCCTGTCGTTCTCTTTTAATTCTCAGGGACGAATAAAGCACATCCACGAGAACATCCCTAAGAACGCCATCGAACTTTCACCCAAGTTCGACTGTCACTTGTCCAAAAGTGCCAACAGGGTCACGTCTTTGCTGTCATATAGAGCTTTTGAGCTCACGCAGGTAAATGCCAGCTCATGTTTTTATAcgcttttattttctgtaatcgTTTTAGCTTCTCTAAAACTGCGTGTTTTGCAGCAATATTTTTTCGAGTTTGCATTCGATGAGATCAAACCGCGGCCCAGGCACGTGTGCCCCTATGCCGTGGTTTCCTTTCAGTACAAAGGCAAGGAGGTTGCAGCGTCTCCTATGACTGCACACAGGTACGTTATCCTGCAGGAAATGGTGACGCTCCGCAAACATGTCTAGGAAGCTTGCTTGGCTTGTTTAATATCTGTTTCTATATATAAACATCCAGATTCTCTTTTGAACAGGTTCAACACTATTTCTCCTGAAGCAAGTAGAggtacttttaaaatttttttatctactCCATATTTCCCGTTTTTCCTGTTCAGCTGTACAGCAGTTTTACATCTAAATCTCCCCATGaatcttaaaagaaaagcatgtttAATGATTGTGAAGTTGGGTTTAACAtctagtgcaaaaaaaaaaaaaacaaacaaaaaaatggttaGTGTGGTTTTTAGCGGCATACTTACCCACAGCTTTATGGTCatgtggtttttgtttcatttctgacTGTTTGACCTGCTGGTGTTGCAGGGAAGAGCTGCTACACTGTGTGGAATGGCCCGCTGGTGAACAAGGGCCAGGAGTTATTCCCAGTTTGCTTACGGTCCTTTTCACGTCCCTACCTTCCTTTCAAGCTGCAAGTATTCCTTTTCTCTGTTAATCATTAAAGCCTCTTTCAGCTGAACTTTAACACTGCACATATTATTAgatgtgaggaaaaaaagaaatgttaaaaaactttaacatttttttaaagttaaaaaatctGTGCACAGACATGTTGCACAGATGTCTGTGCAACATGAGGAATCAGTTATGCATCGCTGAGCGGTTAATGTTCTCTGCAGGCGTGAGAAGTTAGAGATGAATCAAGGCATGCAGCTGGATCAGGTGAAGAGGAAGATccctccttttttgttttcctgggACACCTACAGTATATCACGGGAAGGTCAGCAGCGCGGACACACGTTTACATCTGTTGTAAAACTAGATGAGCTTTAGTTTAAATGCAGTATCTGGTttgtataattaaaaataactatagATGAGCTGTGTGTCGTTTTGTCTGCAGTGATGAAGTGTGGGATGTCCTGCAGCCTGTTTGAGgtggtggaaggaaaaggtaAAACAACCAGCGGCAGTCTGGCAGCACTGATCAACAAACTGGAGAGGGACCGGATGGTGAGATGTTTATCTGTTACCCAGGCTTTTTATTTGAGACATAgtcaacagaataaataaaccaacTACTAATGCACCAAGTCATCTGTGATATAGATAGACTTGCtcaaatattcattaaaaactggatgaaaactgaaaatacacCTTTCCCAGTCTGTTAATGCATAAAGAAACATATtctcattaatttaaaaacaaaccaatcacTATGGATACACTGAGAATTTGGTGTTGTgaccaaaacagaacatttgtgATGCCAATCTGAAACACTAAAGTCCAATCATTTAATTCTTTGAGGCTTGCTAAGAAAAATTAGGGGCTTGTTTTCTGTCATATAAGGATGTGTTGTAATTCTTTTCAATACTTACAAATATCTCTGTAGATTTTCACTGACAAGAGATGACTGGTTTTCTGTTGAgaaaattaagactttattttacaaaagtgtttttttctcccctgaagattaatgttgaaaaaatattttgatataagatatttctgctttcatgCATGAATGGGGAGAATCTTGTagccttttaattttttgttgcttCATATAAAAGTAGCACATCCATGCAGTACCTgggaatattatttttcttcatgctgaatgttagttttttgtatttgttaagaACAGAGTGGGTTTCTGGGTTGTCCTTGGAAAGAACATTTCAAGTCAACCAATCTGAGATTGTTTGGTCAATTTTCCAAGAAAAGTCAAAATCAGAACTagcttttaaaaatctgattggtgcatttttaaacatgacTTTATTATAACCAATGTTCAGatagaaaaatgcatttgttcCTCTTGGgtttgaattaataaaataaatgatggcATTACTGTGTTCAttattttataagaaaacaGGCATGTCTAACATAATGATCTGCTCATTGTGTCCAGGTGCTGGTGAAGTCCTTGCTTGACAGGggcttcctcttcctgttgtcCTCTGCTCAGATGGTTGAGTCAAAAGGTACCGGAAAGATTTTCTGTActttcctccttttctctgaTAAATCTCTGTCAGTCAAACCACCTACTTGTTGCCGTCGGTGAGGGATCagcttttaaaaagctgctgtttGCTTCCCAGAGCGACGGGGGCGGATGGAGAAGAAGCTACAAGCATTATTCATCTTTCAGGAGTCCAGGATGGTTGTGAAGTATTGTAAGTCAAATTCTCTGTTAACGTGGCCTGTGAACAACCAGGGTGTTGTGCGATGAGCTTTTATGTAGCTCATAGCATAACATTTATGTATTAATGTTCTTTATgtaattgtgacatttttctgGGAaacttttctttccatttatgAAGAAGATGTAGAGACTTTAATGGCTTAACCTTTTCAGCTGTGCTAAGGTGCAGCTGGTAAAGCTGAGTCGGCCACTGACCCTGACATCCGCTCCTCTGTTGCAGCTTCGAGGCTGTTGGAGCCAGAGCCGCTGACGGTGGAGCCCCAGCCGGCCTTCCTGTCCACTGTGGACCCTTTTATTCCTGCACTACATTATGCCTTGTTTAAGCTGCGTCCAAACCCGGGCAAGGAGCTGAGTCTCGGGGTGGAACGGCAAGCCACAGATTACCTGACGCGCATCGAGTCGGGAACGGTGCGGCCTTTTATTCTGCCCGActacaaaaacagttttgacGAAAGGGCGAGCCCTCTCTCGGTGCCTAGACCCAAATTCAACATGGATGGCGTGCTACGGTCGTACGTCCACAACTCGGCTAACTACTTTTtacctctgggcaaggcacggGACACGATTGAACGAATAAGGAACCCTGCCTCCGTTCCTCCACCTGTACCCCCACCTGTTCCGGTGCCGGTTCCTGTTTGTGCTCCTCTTCCAGTCCCAGTGGAGTACAGCCCCGTTTCAGACTGGGGAGGCTCAGACCGAGGCTCGGACCGGGCAGAGAAGGTCTCCCTCGAGAGGCTCCCTCAGGAGAAAGTACCTCCTGAAAGCGCCAAACGGAGGCAAGACGTGACGCATTCAAACGGCGCCCAGCTGCAGCCCAAGCCCCACATGGAGCCTCAGAAGGCGCGGCTGTCTCAGAGCGAATACGATCAGGACAAGATGAAACAGCTGCTGAAGCTGATCCAGTTACACAAGAAGAACCTGGTGCAGGAACCGGGCAAGGATCAGGAAAAGGACGGGAGCTGGGACGCCAACAACCTGAAAAGGAAGTTCGAAGGCGACACTGGTGGAGGGATGAACAAACACCAACGCACGGATCACCTTAGCAACGGCGAACCCAGCAGAGGTGAGACAAGTGGCAATCAAGTGCTTCGTTTCAATTTAATGGGTTAATAGTTTGTTTGACAAGTAATTATGCATACTGCTTTCAAAGTCAGATCTTCTGAAGGTctgaagattttatttgcatgtttgcaCAGCCTGATTAGTTCTGAGCAATTTGAAAGCTTGATGTGCATTTTTAGCAGATTCTTTTGAAAAATTCATGATTTCTAGAGATGCAGAACTCCCTAGATGGGTTTCCTGGCTGAGACCGATTTGGgttcatttagtttatttatttttttcattcaaaggACTGAATTACAtaagaggaaacaaaatgttccaCAGCTTTCTCAGTGGAGGTAGCTCTAAGTCAATTACACATCTGTGAAACCAACTTGTCCAGTTAGGAAGTGACACTCGGTGTGAAttaatttcacctgctgttgtgcaaatggaagaGGCCACAGGTGGAAACAAGAGCCAATTAGCAAGGAGTGGTTGTCAGATGATGACCACAGACCTTTTCTCATCCTTTCCAGCTGTCATCTCGCTCGTGTTTATGTGTTGTCAGCGCGCTCGCAGCTAGAGGCAGCATGAGACGGAGTCGCTCAGGTAGCTCAGCTCATCTTAGATGGCACATCAAAAACAGATGAGTGCAAGGTTCATGAGAAGTACTGTCTGGAGACGGCGTGGAGAACACTTTGCTGGCTGCAACATCCTCCAGCTTCACCGGTAGTGTTAGagggcatttctttggagggacTCACCGCCCCCAGTGTGCTAGCTAGAAGTAGCCCGACTGCCCATGTGCTGGTGCGTTGGGCCGTGGGTTCCCAGGCCTCATGCGGCTGAAGTGTGTCAGCATTTCCTGCATGATGAAGGCTTTGCTGCTATGGACTGGCTTATTTGTTTCCCACACCTGATCCCGACAGAGCACGAGTGTcgaactcattttcatttcaggagGACACGTCGAAATCACGAATGTCCTCAAAGGGCCGGTTATGGCGgcatgtattgataaaactaccctttaacaaactgctaaaatatttattaatagcTATCTCTTCATTCGATGAGTAGCTCTTGAAATGAGATACtgaatatgttttcatattaatgTAATTTGACAGCATACAGATAAAACGgctttgatttgatcaaatatttaagcacactttcTTGAAAGTTGTATTTATGTCGTCGTCTTGAGGGACGGATAAATACTTACGGTGGGCCAGACCTGGTCCCGGGGCCGTGAGTTTTACACATGTGCAATAGAACACATGTGGTACATcatgtctggttctgatgctatACTCCAGGTCTGGAAGGACATCCCTCACCATTAAGCATCAGGAGCTCATCCAGGTGTTTTTAGTGAGGTCCTACAGGCACATGGAGGCCACACACACTACTGAGCCTCCTTTTGACTGGGCTTAATGAATTTCTGCTGAAGCTGGTTCAGCCTCTGACCTGATTTCCCACTTTTATTTTGAGTCCAGTTCTAAATCCAGATCTCCGTGGGGATACATTGAtcatttttgctattttgttctTAATGCATTCTACTATGTTACGtatgcagattttatttattgctggGTTTGGACGTCGgtgtgtttcttcttttctttttcaagcaGTGTAGTTTTGATTCccaacagaagaaaataattatacATCTGTCCTTCACGTTTGCATTGAATGATATAATTACTGAGCTCACAATATCAGAACCAGATTcactctgattgtttttttcgtTTAGCTGGCCAGATGGACGACATCGGAGATGAGGCCGGACAGAGAGACAACCTGACGGCGGTGATGGAAAGCATGGGCATCTATGACACAGACCTGAGGAACCGCAGCAACACGAACGCCGCAACAGCCAATGAGACGCAGCGCCTCCTCAAAATCCTCTTGGCAACGCTCAACAAAGCCATGGCTCAGAGCTCCATGACCGTCCTGGCGAACCACGGCGAGTCGTCCAGCAGTTCAGGAATGATGGAGTCCATTTTGTCCGACTCGGCCCCTGCGGTGCAAATAGAGACGGTTCCACAGACAAACTACACCGAGGTAAGCTTCAGTCAGCTGATTGAAGTGGAATTTCAGtgttaaaaggtttttgttttggatctggaacatgttgtgttttctgttcagGAGGACATGGACTGTAGTCCTGGAACTCCATTCAGCTCAGACTCGCCGATACAATCAGCTCCGCCCACAGACATCATACCTGGTGATATTCCTGTCAGTGAAGGTAATTGAAAGAGGGTCCTAAAAAGTCTCACGTTTAACCTTCTCAGATTGTAGAAGTCATAAAGATGTTCAGATTTCCCATCGtagctcttcagtttagtttccTCTTAAATGTGTACTTCTGTGGCTTCCATTGAGTTTTTAAACACCAATTGAGGTGAATCAGGGGCTTAATGTTGTCAGGTTGAATGCAACCCTCTATTCTGTCAGGACCTTTCAGTTGAACTTGTGGTGTCATGATCAGAGCCATAGGTTAATCTCAAAGGAGGCAGTGCTTCATATTTGAATGCtgttgagtttttttccccaagtcacttagaatatttttttaatagtgaaACACCACAGATAACAGcttcaatttatttacaaactCTTTTACGAAAAAAGGCAACCAGAATTAATGCTGAAGCCAATTGTAGGCAAAATATAcccgttttttattttaaggataaCAAGCCTTTATGGTGctgaatttcagaaaaataattatatatatcaCTCAAGCTAGAAAAATGTAACCAATTAAAACTTTAGGAAGCTGTCAAAGTAAACTGGCATCACCGTGACAagtctcctctctgctctcatGCAGACAAACCTCTGCCTCTCGCCGAGTCCAAGCCGGAGCCCGAGGCCGCGCCGCCGGCAGAAACCAGCCAGGAGCCCAAGATGCCTGCTGCCCTGGAAGTGAAACATTCTGCAGCTGCGTTGGTTGGAGATGAAGTCCCCTTCCTTCCCTCCATCAGCCTTGACACCATACTGAACCAGGAGATCCACAGCCTGGCCTCCGACATCAGAGACCTCATGCAGACTCGGCACATCAGCTATGCCTCACAGCTTCCCTCGCGCCTGTCCCTGCGCCACTGTTGGCAGCCCAGCAGCTGCTTCTCGGACTATGTTGTCCCCCACGTTCTCCCCGTGTCTGTCGAGGGACACGTCGAAGTGCTCTGCGAAAAGATGGACAAGTTGATCCCCGCTCCACCTGCTTCCCCCAAGGTCACCGCTCTACCCCCCCCTGTGACGACTTCTAGTCTTACAACCCCGCCCCCTACGGCTGTCCAGGCTTCCAAAGCGAAAGCGGAGCTCTCCGCTTCAAAGGCTGACAGCGGTAAGACGAGCTGCGTCAGCAACGAGACGACATCCGTCAAGGCCAAAACGGAGGCCTCCTCTCCAGACCTGGGCGGAGGGCTTTACTCCCCCTCTCATGCCACAGCAGACTCTCCTGAATCAAATGCCCAGTCCGCCAGCGCTGCTCTGGACGGCGGGTCAACCCTGCTCAGCGGGAGCCTCATCGGGCAGCTCAAACCCGAGGTTTTCACCAGCCTGGTGGAGATCTTCAAGGACGTGACGAAAAACACGGTTAAATTTTACATCTACTCTGGGGAAGAAGGCGAGGACGGCACCATCTGCAAGGAGATTAAGGTACAAGCTGGAGGGATATTTCACTGATGAGGGGATTCTGCATTTTCCATTATTATTACAGTTGGAGACGCACCAATCAGGCTGTCTTTGCCTGATACAAATTTTCTGTTAGTGCTGAGCTGCTGATTGttatcatttatatttttccctCTACcggtaaaacataaatatagaaGTAAATtgattagggctgcaactaatgactattttatcaattattctATCGCTTATTCTGGTgaataatcagataaaaaatggaaactgctgcagattttacatttagtcACATATGCCcccattttttttgtcctcccctccagggggtcttttgtgggctctagtgtcccttatatgaaagtaggctgacaggaaagggggaagacatgcggcaaatgtcaccgggtacgggaatcgaacccacgacgaccgcatcgaggactcaaagcctccaaacgtgggtcgcgctataccctacgccaccacagcacgcccacaTATGCCTTTTTAGCAAAGTATTcatttgcagctaaaaatatgtatttctaaAGAGCAACATGTGAAGAGCACAGCCCTCCCTGATTGACTGTACAACGTgtggagttctgggtagaacttGTTCatagaaaaggttttttttatcttaaatgcaaaatgtttttatatactttttttttttttagatttttggtttaattactgttCTGAGTTTGgtgttctttcagtaaattgGTTTTATTGAGTCTGCCAGTTGACAATCAAATACTatattagattattttaattcatacaTCACTATAAATTTggttaatcatttcagccctgtatttattttatgaagattATCACCATTTATGCAGCACACTATATGTCCTtaactttaatcagatttttagtAACCTGTACCATTGATTGGTGTGTTTGTAGACTGAAATAGTGGGACATCTTCAGATTGCTCCTATCAAAATGCAAAACGTTGCGTTTAATGACATCATAGATACATTTGACTAGTTAATAAGTTTTCTACAGGATCAATCCGCTTTGTACTTTCTTTAGGAGTTTTTTCCAGATAGACTTAActgttatttttctaattagACTCAGATTCTGTGataatttgttgcatttcactggttagacttaaaaaaaaaaagctgatctcaagagtttttaaattacaatttctAACTAtacacctttttttatttcctaagaaaaaaatctccagaTGATTTTAGTTGCATTCCTGATTTAATTGCTGCAATGTTtgcataaatatacatattttaattaaatcctgagcctctgctgcagtcTGCACACGCAGATGTTTACAAATGATGTGCAAATGTCTGAAGCACAGGCAGGATTCTTCCCGTTTTCCTGTCTCAGTGCTGTACTTTGTGTATCTGTCACTCCTTGTTGAAGGTGTAACAGAGAAGAACAGTCATTTTGTCTTTCTGCCTCTAACAAGACGTCTCTCCTGTCTGCCACAAAGGAGTACTTGAAAAGTCTCGGCAATAGCGAGTGCAGCCCGCAGACGTTTCTAGAAAACAGTGGAAGTTTGGACAagctcctcatcatcatcaggaACGAGGACATCGCTGCACATGTGCACAAGGTTCAGTAGCTTCTCCTCATGCTGCTTGTCTTCCACTTCCAGTCTTTATCTCTGTGTTCGCTGCAATACTTGCGCCTAAACGTAAACACACAGTAAAGCTCCTGGAGCAAACATCCATGACGATGACATTACAGTCTAAAGTGGTGAAAGCTGCGTAATATTTATTTTCGGATTATTCTGAAAATGAACATGACTCATCCCACTGCAGATTCCAGCTCTGGTGTCCCTAAAGAAGCTGCCCTCAGTGAGCTTTGCTGGAGTGGACTCTCTGGACGACGTGAAGAACCACACGTACAACGAACTGTTTGTGTCGGGGGGCTTCATGGTGTCTGACGAGTTCGTCCTGAACCCTGATCTCATCACGCAGGGTGGGTCTGACTTTTTATAGCAGGAACAAAGAAGCAGAATCAGAACGTTGAGGCTGGATTTGTTAATGTTTGGACTCTGTTATGACATTTACTTGACCAAGTACACCACTCTCATTTGTCCATGTTTGTATGAAAGGCTGTATCGAAATAAAACAGTGTGTAATTACTTCATCAGAGCTTCAGCTGCAGCCAGCATGGACTTTTTGAAATCAATTTAGAAGAAATGAAGGCTGCTGGTTTTGGACACCACAAATGTTTGTAACCAAGCATTACATGCCGGGACTCCTTAGATGTTGTTTATTGGCACCCATTTTGTAAATGACACAGTAAAGTAATTGCTTTTGATCAAGTTTgaaatgtaagattttatgtgtagatattttctgtaaagcaaACTTCTTATTAGGCTGGAAGTGATCAGTTTGCATTTGGGCTGAGAATTTTTAGTTCATGATTCGATTGCAGCTTCCACGGCCACAATgggaatataaataaattttcacGACACTCATGCACAAATGATACACtctcaataaatattttggaCATAATTAAAATTTCATGTCCTTTGCCTATTATTAACAAAATACTGCTGACATTATTCAAAGTGAGTCAACGATCTCTTACCTCATCTGTAGCTAAAACTAAATTCTTCTTAGCAATATGTCGTGTCTCTGCTGCCACTCATTTATGTCTAGACAAGTGTCaatattattaattttcatGATTCAGAACAAGCATGCAGGATGCCATGCGTCAGAAAATGTGCTGTTACTGCTATATAAGTTTCCAAGGCAATAGTTGCCATGGGTAGCTTTAGGTCTGTACTACCTGCTGGGTTTGTTGTGTTTCAGTCTGCAGGGATTGTCTGTTCAGTGAAAAGCCGTTCAGATGGGAAATTAAAGCTAAAGAAAAGTTCATAGCAATGACACTAATGAATGCTGATGTCTTTGCTTGCTCTGTGTAGATCGTTTGCAAGGGCTGCTCAAGTTCTTGGAGGAACAGAGCACTCCTGAACATCCCTGGCAGTGGAAGGTTCACTGCAAGTCCCAGAAGAAGCTTAAAGAGCTGGGCAGGTCAGTATGAACCACAGCAGTGGCAATCAGATCACACAGCTCTGCCTTTTTCGATTCCCCCCCCTTTGGTCTATT
It encodes the following:
- the tasorb gene encoding protein TASOR isoform X1, encoding MALNPKAAGKADSECAETGEPLPEGGEADKNSAATSATANQNGDQPGCRDGVMPIQEAPERRRSMLADARSSSRSPLPAQRSSEELPRKNFQIPRKTRERKGLYQFLPPDSREFEDLVKIISSFYLDASSRGSFSYCKARLIHNELLEKEFIEKRREMKQEGRTDQELAESYCFLFPDKSKLQWICEKGLSVGHCRITTLGNSSVGIYLSKYSDLLQINPLEVGSFGDMIIFKVMRGRIKHIHENIPKNAIELSPKFDCHLSKSANRVTSLLSYRAFELTQQYFFEFAFDEIKPRPRHVCPYAVVSFQYKGKEVAASPMTAHRFNTISPEASRGKSCYTVWNGPLVNKGQELFPVCLRSFSRPYLPFKLREKLEMNQGMQLDQVKRKIPPFLFSWDTYSISREVMKCGMSCSLFEVVEGKGKTTSGSLAALINKLERDRMVLVKSLLDRGFLFLLSSAQMVESKERRGRMEKKLQALFIFQESRMVVKYSSRLLEPEPLTVEPQPAFLSTVDPFIPALHYALFKLRPNPGKELSLGVERQATDYLTRIESGTVRPFILPDYKNSFDERASPLSVPRPKFNMDGVLRSYVHNSANYFLPLGKARDTIERIRNPASVPPPVPPPVPVPVPVCAPLPVPVEYSPVSDWGGSDRGSDRAEKVSLERLPQEKVPPESAKRRQDVTHSNGAQLQPKPHMEPQKARLSQSEYDQDKMKQLLKLIQLHKKNLVQEPGKDQEKDGSWDANNLKRKFEGDTGGGMNKHQRTDHLSNGEPSRAGQMDDIGDEAGQRDNLTAVMESMGIYDTDLRNRSNTNAATANETQRLLKILLATLNKAMAQSSMTVLANHGESSSSSGMMESILSDSAPAVQIETVPQTNYTEEDMDCSPGTPFSSDSPIQSAPPTDIIPGDIPVSEDKPLPLAESKPEPEAAPPAETSQEPKMPAALEVKHSAAALVGDEVPFLPSISLDTILNQEIHSLASDIRDLMQTRHISYASQLPSRLSLRHCWQPSSCFSDYVVPHVLPVSVEGHVEVLCEKMDKLIPAPPASPKVTALPPPVTTSSLTTPPPTAVQASKAKAELSASKADSGKTSCVSNETTSVKAKTEASSPDLGGGLYSPSHATADSPESNAQSASAALDGGSTLLSGSLIGQLKPEVFTSLVEIFKDVTKNTVKFYIYSGEEGEDGTICKEIKEYLKSLGNSECSPQTFLENSGSLDKLLIIIRNEDIAAHVHKIPALVSLKKLPSVSFAGVDSLDDVKNHTYNELFVSGGFMVSDEFVLNPDLITQDRLQGLLKFLEEQSTPEHPWQWKVHCKSQKKLKELGRLNANAMGLLNLLTTYQKKHLVEFLPYHECDTQSRQAPDLECLIKLQAQHTQQRHLIFLTERPFEMFLQYSRNGIVIASIDDVMSGFHSLIGSINQNELPTPPSTVVNDECVEAEDMSLDSDDGEPPTMSDPLEQVEAKNKPELLPQLEKEDFRPPIPDLPTTPDRTSALESNSLKTAISQFKATNQIGLACSDIGSLSPGGFPVNTHQSFLCPSASWSSYSGSSSYVASPAYPASPCSGTQEQEYRPPTTTTPALPTPPVMAMAGPLANLASLPLEVKPPPPPPFMRQGQPYGSDACGAVSAGASLLVSALPYKDHSDTAQPGFMGAIPKNASGTPTQHDRILSGSGESIWGSTGMSACETACSQGAVTSRSADPSGVPKTGEIPVGSTPGAQGCRTQGNGAESFGTPVGILPVATRGGSVPRPKLPPHPVGGLGYGSIGGIPGHMEHGPMRGALVPGHLGGFRGRGVPPVGIWPRAGRGQELGDGSGTGPCLWGYPSGRGGPQNYYTDYTYTHNYAPE
- the tasorb gene encoding protein TASOR isoform X2; its protein translation is MALNPKAAGKADSECAETGEPLPEGGEADKNSAATSATANQNGDQPGCRDGVMPIQEAPERRRSMLADARSSSRSPLPAQRSSEELPRKNFQIPRKTRERKGLYQFLPPDSREFEDLVKIISSFYLDASSRGSFSYCKARLIHNELLEKEFIEKRREMKQEGRTDQELAESYCFLFPDKSKLQWICEKGLSVGHCRITTLGNSSVGIYLSKYSDLLQINPLEVGSFGDMIIFKVMRGRIKHIHENIPKNAIELSPKFDCHLSKSANRVTSLLSYRAFELTQQYFFEFAFDEIKPRPRHVCPYAVVSFQYKGKEVAASPMTAHRFNTISPEASRGKSCYTVWNGPLVNKGQELFPVCLRSFSRPYLPFKLREKLEMNQGMQLDQVKRKIPPFLFSWDTYSISREVMKCGMSCSLFEVVEGKGKTTSGSLAALINKLERDRMVLVKSLLDRGFLFLLSSAQMVESKERRGRMEKKLQALFIFQESRMVVKYSSRLLEPEPLTVEPQPAFLSTVDPFIPALHYALFKLRPNPGKELSLGVERQATDYLTRIESGTVRPFILPDYKNSFDERASPLSVPRPKFNMDGVLRSYVHNSANYFLPLGKARDTIERIRNPASVPPPVPPPVPVPVPVCAPLPVPVEYSPVSDWGGSDRGSDRAEKVSLERLPQEKVPPESAKRRQDVTHSNGAQLQPKPHMEPQKARLSQSEYDQDKMKQLLKLIQLHKKNLVQEPGKDQEKDGSWDANNLKRKFEGDTGGGMNKHQRTDHLSNGEPSRAGQMDDIGDEAGQRDNLTAVMESMGIYDTDLRNRSNTNAATANETQRLLKILLATLNKAMAQSSMTVLANHGESSSSSGMMESILSDSAPAVQIETVPQTNYTEEDMDCSPGTPFSSDSPIQSAPPTDIIPGDIPVSEDKPLPLAESKPEPEAAPPAETSQEPKMPAALEVKHSAAALVGDEVPFLPSISLDTILNQEIHSLASDIRDLMQTRHISYASQLPSRLSLRHCWQPSSCFSDYVVPHVLPVSVEGHVEVLCEKMDKLIPAPPASPKVTALPPPVTTSSLTTPPPTAVQASKAKAELSASKADSGKTSCVSNETTSVKAKTEASSPDLGGGLYSPSHATADSPESNAQSASAALDGGSTLLSGSLIGQLKPEVFTSLVEIFKDVTKNTVKFYIYSGEEGEDGTICKEIKEYLKSLGNSECSPQTFLENSGSLDKLLIIIRNEDIAAHVHKIPALVSLKKLPSVSFAGVDSLDDVKNHTYNELFVSGGFMVSDEFVLNPDLITQDRLQGLLKFLEEQSTPEHPWQWKVHCKSQKKLKELGRLNANAMGLLNLLTTYQKKHLVEFLPYHECDTQSRQAPDLECLIKLQAQHTQQRHLIFLTERPFEMFLQYSRNGIVIASIDDVMSGFHSLIGSINQNELPTPPSTVNDECVEAEDMSLDSDDGEPPTMSDPLEQVEAKNKPELLPQLEKEDFRPPIPDLPTTPDRTSALESNSLKTAISQFKATNQIGLACSDIGSLSPGGFPVNTHQSFLCPSASWSSYSGSSSYVASPAYPASPCSGTQEQEYRPPTTTTPALPTPPVMAMAGPLANLASLPLEVKPPPPPPFMRQGQPYGSDACGAVSAGASLLVSALPYKDHSDTAQPGFMGAIPKNASGTPTQHDRILSGSGESIWGSTGMSACETACSQGAVTSRSADPSGVPKTGEIPVGSTPGAQGCRTQGNGAESFGTPVGILPVATRGGSVPRPKLPPHPVGGLGYGSIGGIPGHMEHGPMRGALVPGHLGGFRGRGVPPVGIWPRAGRGQELGDGSGTGPCLWGYPSGRGGPQNYYTDYTYTHNYAPE